In Aspergillus flavus chromosome 3, complete sequence, one genomic interval encodes:
- a CDS encoding endonuclease/exonuclease/phosphatase family protein, giving the protein MTQRPISIFKRLQALSPKGSIMPDMPDPQLYYSYNHTTQTWSPVETDSTVEPTTTTTTTTTINTNTTPLKTFTLTTWNIDFQQPCKAERTQAGLNYLSKVLLKPSDDKNNDVTPINIIFLQEMVPNDLTIIQQTKWIQDHFFITDLNHTQWRGSYGTTTLIDRRCHVQRVFRVPYSTSRMQRDGLFVDLDCQEGGETGGEIGTLRLCNTHLESLLSKPPIRPMQLHLASQFMHGSGPGETDLPTPHAAILAGDLNAFAPEDLTAPNECALRDAFLVLGGKDGTEESFTWGQQIPNWLREKFGCSRMDKVLFCGGLEVERLERIGAGEMVWIEYPDVSDEETEDEKGEEVWITDHLGLCADFRITRLGGE; this is encoded by the exons ATGACCCAACGGCCaatctccatcttcaagcGCCTCCAAGCGCTATCTCCAAAAGGCTCCATCATGCCCGATATGCCAGACCCACAACTGTACTACAGCTACAACCACACTACCCAGACATGGAGCCCGGTTGAAACAGACTCCACCGTGGAACCCACAACCACAACTACAACTACAACTACAATAAACACCAACACAACTCCTCTCAAAACCTTCACCCTAACAACCTGGAATATCGACTTTCAGCAGCCCTGCAAAGCAGAACGGACTCAAGCTGGCCTAAACTATCTTTCAAAAGTCCTCCTCAAACCCAGCGATGACAAAAATAACGACGTTACAccaataaatataattttccTTCAAGAAATGGTCCCCAACGATCTAACCATCATCCAACAAACAAAATGGATACAGGATCACTTCTTCATTACCGATTTGAACCATACACAGTGGAGAGGGTCCTACGGAACGACGACACTGATCGATAGACGGTGTCATGTACAGCGGGTTTTTAGGGTCCCGTATTCGACGTCTAGAATGCAGAGAGACGGGCTTTTCGTGGACTTGGATTGTCAAGAGGGAGGAGAAACTGGTGGTGAGATTG GAACCCTTCGTCTCTGCAACACCCACCTCGAAAGTCTCCTCTCCAAACCCCCAATCAGACCGATGCAACTCCATCTCGCTTCGCAGTTCATGCATGGGTCTGGACCAGGAGAGACAGACTTACCCACTCCGCACGCGGCCATATTAGCCGGTGACCTCAATGCCTTCGCGCCTGAGGATCTCACCGCGCCGAATGAGTGTGCGCTCCGCGATGCGTTTCTGGTTCTTGGTGGGAAGGATGGCACGGAGGAGAGCTTCACGTGGGGTCAGCAGATTCCCAATTGGTTAAGGGAGAAGTTTGGATGTTCTCGTATGGACAAGGTTCTGTTTTGTGGTGGgttggaggtggagaggCTGGAGAGGATTGGAGCTGGTGAAATGGTTTGGATCGAATATCCGGATGTGAGCGATGAGGAGACCGAGGATGAGAAAGGGGAGGAAGTGTGGATTACCGATCATTTGGGATTGTGTGCTGACTTTAGAATTACGAGATTGGGGGGAGAGTAG